CGCGCGCCGGGCGAATCCGGCGCAGCCGCCGATTCGCCCGGCAGCCCCTCAGCCGCGTTCCGCCAGCCGCGTTGCCAGCCCGGTGCGGCGGATCACCCATTTCTCCAGTTCCGCCACCAGGAACACCAGCAGCCCCGCGCCCAGCACCTTCGACCATTCCAGCGGGCTCAGGCCAGCCGAGCCGAACAGGTTCTGCATCCACGGCGCATAGGTGAATGCCAGTTGCAGTGCAATGCACACCGCGATGGCCGCCAGCGCATAGCGGTTGCCCAGCAGCCCTTCGCGGTTGAGCACCGACGCGAAGATCGAGCGGCTGTTGATCAGGTAGAACATCTCCGCCATCACCACCGCGTTGACCGCCATCGTCCGTGCGGCCTCGATGCCCGTACCGCTCTGCAACTCCCAGACGAACAGCCCGAACGCGCCGATCATCATCAGCACCGAGACCATCAGCACCCGCCAGATGAAAAAACCCGACAGCAGCGCGCTGCCCGGCGGGCGAGGGCGGCGCCGCATGATGCCGTCTTCGGCGGGTTCGAAGGCCAGCGCCAGGCCCAGGGTGCCGGAGGTGACCATGTTGATCCACAGCACCTGTGCCGGCGTCAGCGGCAGGCCCAGGCCGAGCATCAGCGCGGCGATCACCACCAGTGCCTCGCCGCCGTTGGTGGGCAGCATGAACAAGATGAACTTCTTCAGGTTGTCGTAGACCGCGCGGCCCTCACGCACCGCGCTGGCGATGCTGGCGAAGTTGTCGTCGGCCAGCACTACGTCCGCCGCTTCCTTCGCCGCTTCGGTGCCCTTGTTGCCCATCGCCACACCAACGTCTGCGCGCTTGAGTGCCGGAGCATCGTTCACCCCGTCGCCAGTCATCGACACCACCTGGCCGTCGTCCTGCAGCGCCTGCACCAGACGCAGCTTGTGCTCGGGGCTGGCGCGGGCGAACACATCCACTTCCATCGCCACCCGGCGCAGCGCTGCGTCGTCCATCAACGCCACTTCCGCACCTGTCACCGCCGGCTTGCCGACACCGATGCCCAACTGCGCACCGATGGCTCGGGCGGTTTCGCCGTGGTCGCCGGTGATCATCTTTACCCGGATGCCGGCCGCATGGCATTCCGCCACCGCATCGATGGCCTCGCTGCGCGGCGGATCGATGATTCCCACCAGCGCCAGCATGGTGAAACCTTCCGCCACATCCTCGAAGCCCAGCATCTCGCCCGCCGGTGCCGCACGCCTGGCGGCCAGGGCCAGCAGGCGCAGCCCCTGGGCGGCGGTATCGGTGGCCATGCGCCGCCAGTAGTCCGGGTCCAGCGGCTCCTCGCCGTGGGCGCTGCGCTGCCGTGAGCACATTTCCAGCAAACGCTCCGGTGCGCCCTTGACCAGCAGCCACGACTCGCCCGCCGGGTCCACATGGTGGCTGGCCATGAAGCGATGCTGGGACTCGAAGGGAATGCTGTCGCGGCGGGGCCATTGGGCATTGCTGGCGTCCTGCGTCTGGCCAGCCTTGGCGCCCAGCACCAGCAGCGCGCCTTCGGTGGGGTCGCCGTCGACGTGCCACTGGCTGTCGGCGTTCACATGCAGGGAGGCGTCGTTGCACAGCACGCCGGCCTGGATCGCCTGCTGCAATGCCGGGTAGTGGGTGAGATCGATGATCCGCCCGTCCAGGGAAAAGTCCCCGACCGGGGCATAACCCACGCCCCCCACCTCGAACACGTGGCCGGCGCAGACAACTCGCTGCACCGTCATCTCGTTGCGGGTCAGCGTGCCGGTCTTGTCCGAGCAGATCACCGTCACCGATCCGAGGGTTTCCACCGCCGGCAG
The Pseudomonas triclosanedens DNA segment above includes these coding regions:
- a CDS encoding cation-transporting P-type ATPase produces the protein MTQRRAPRTAGRVPPPWHTLSTEQVRQQLGDDPGGLSDAQVQQRLTEYGENRLAPPKRRGPWMRLLLQFHNILLYVMMAAALVTALLGHWIDTGVLMGAVVINALIGFVQEGKAESALDAIRDMLSSTAMVLRDGKRQQIDAAQLVPGDRVLLASGDRVPADLRLINSKELRIEEAALTGESLPVEKSTDAVAADAPLGDRHGMAYSGTLVVYGQACGLVVATGADTELGKINQMLSSVDSMTTPLLRQIDRFGRLLAVAILGLGALVFLLGTLWRGETPAEMFMMVVALVASAIPEGLPAIMTVTLALGVQRMARQQAIVRRLPAVETLGSVTVICSDKTGTLTRNEMTVQRVVCAGHVFEVGGVGYAPVGDFSLDGRIIDLTHYPALQQAIQAGVLCNDASLHVNADSQWHVDGDPTEGALLVLGAKAGQTQDASNAQWPRRDSIPFESQHRFMASHHVDPAGESWLLVKGAPERLLEMCSRQRSAHGEEPLDPDYWRRMATDTAAQGLRLLALAARRAAPAGEMLGFEDVAEGFTMLALVGIIDPPRSEAIDAVAECHAAGIRVKMITGDHGETARAIGAQLGIGVGKPAVTGAEVALMDDAALRRVAMEVDVFARASPEHKLRLVQALQDDGQVVSMTGDGVNDAPALKRADVGVAMGNKGTEAAKEAADVVLADDNFASIASAVREGRAVYDNLKKFILFMLPTNGGEALVVIAALMLGLGLPLTPAQVLWINMVTSGTLGLALAFEPAEDGIMRRRPRPPGSALLSGFFIWRVLMVSVLMMIGAFGLFVWELQSGTGIEAARTMAVNAVVMAEMFYLINSRSIFASVLNREGLLGNRYALAAIAVCIALQLAFTYAPWMQNLFGSAGLSPLEWSKVLGAGLLVFLVAELEKWVIRRTGLATRLAERG